Proteins encoded together in one bacterium window:
- a CDS encoding cation:dicarboxylase symporter family transporter: MALRISLPMRLFLVIMAVLLFGHLIPLVVTQGFFTISLVFKEILGFMLPFVIFSFVLSGILSLKSRAPLILGILIASIFISNFIIAIATYGAVVVLAPSLLSSMALEVADQCAVVVPFFVFNLPTLIRSEHALLLALVLGIIGSFKRWSQGERMVLSFKNAIESFLINYFIPMLPLYVIGFLLKMSYEGVFVSLMQHYSGAFLLIVAIQICFLALYYFVAAHCSWDKALKAIKNALPSYLTAFGTMSSTATVPVSVECAVKNTHNRPLAQVGMPIMANVHLLGDSISTPILAIISMHLFFGFVPNFMQYFVFVCYFGISMFAVSGIPGGGIIVMIPILKSVLGFTPSMISLITALYLLLDSFGTAANVMGDGALIIIINRILKNGVSLQNNFSWDCFLLFELSIDFLYE; encoded by the coding sequence ATGGCTTTGCGTATTTCGTTGCCGATGCGATTATTTTTGGTCATCATGGCCGTTCTTCTTTTCGGTCATCTGATTCCGCTTGTTGTTACGCAAGGTTTTTTTACTATCAGTTTAGTTTTCAAAGAAATACTTGGCTTCATGTTGCCGTTTGTTATTTTTTCTTTTGTACTTTCAGGTATTCTTTCTCTTAAAAGTAGAGCGCCTTTAATTTTGGGGATTTTGATTGCCAGTATTTTTATTTCTAATTTTATTATCGCCATTGCAACGTATGGCGCGGTTGTGGTCTTGGCGCCCAGTTTGTTGAGTTCTATGGCGTTGGAAGTTGCCGACCAGTGTGCGGTGGTTGTGCCATTCTTTGTTTTTAATTTGCCGACGCTTATTCGTTCTGAACACGCGTTGTTGCTGGCGTTGGTTTTGGGAATTATTGGTTCTTTCAAGCGTTGGTCGCAGGGCGAGCGGATGGTTTTGAGTTTCAAGAATGCTATTGAAAGCTTTTTGATTAATTATTTTATTCCTATGTTGCCGCTTTATGTGATTGGTTTTTTATTGAAAATGAGTTATGAGGGCGTGTTTGTATCGCTTATGCAGCACTACAGTGGCGCCTTTTTATTGATTGTTGCTATTCAAATTTGTTTCTTGGCGCTTTATTATTTTGTCGCGGCTCATTGCTCGTGGGACAAAGCGTTGAAAGCTATTAAAAATGCATTGCCAAGTTATTTGACGGCATTTGGTACCATGTCTAGCACGGCGACGGTGCCGGTGTCAGTTGAGTGTGCGGTAAAAAATACACACAATCGTCCGTTGGCGCAAGTTGGGATGCCAATCATGGCCAACGTTCATTTATTGGGCGATAGTATCAGCACGCCAATTTTGGCCATTATATCAATGCATCTATTTTTTGGTTTTGTGCCAAACTTTATGCAATATTTTGTTTTCGTTTGTTATTTTGGTATTAGCATGTTTGCCGTCTCGGGTATTCCGGGTGGCGGGATTATTGTTATGATCCCTATTTTAAAATCGGTTCTTGGCTTTACGCCGTCCATGATTAGTTTGATTACCGCTTTGTACTTATTGCTCGATTCGTTTGGCACCGCGGCCAATGTAATGGGTGATGGTGCGTTAATTATTATCATCAATCGAATTTTAAAAAATGGGGTATCTCTTCAGAATAATTTTTCATGGGACTGTTTTTTATTGTTCGAATTGAGTATTGATTTTTTGTATGAATAA
- the groL gene encoding chaperonin GroEL (60 kDa chaperone family; promotes refolding of misfolded polypeptides especially under stressful conditions; forms two stacked rings of heptamers to form a barrel-shaped 14mer; ends can be capped by GroES; misfolded proteins enter the barrel where they are refolded when GroES binds) — protein MAKKIIFGEDARAKILKGVNTLADAVKVTLGPKGRNVAIERSFGSPIITKDGVSVAKEIELKDKLENMGAQMVREVASKTADVAGDGTTTATVLAQAIYREGMKNVAAGSNPMEVKRGIDKAVEAVVAELKNLSKSIDSKEEIAQVASISANSDKFIGDLIADAMDRVGRHGVITVEEAKGIESGLDVVEGMQFDRGYVSPYFVTNPEKMETVLDHPVILICEKKLSGMKDMLPILEHVAKQGKPLMIIAEDIEGEALATLVVNKMRGTLNVAAVKAPGFGDRRKAMLHDIAVLTGGQVVSDDLGVKLENLTMADLGSAKTVRVTKDNCVIVDGKGCADMIKARVSQIKVEMDQTTSDYDKEKLQERLAKLSGGVAVIKIGAATETEMKEKKDRVDDALHATRAAVEEGIVPGGGLALLRAQNALDNLKLEGNERIGVSIIRRALEEPARIIAANAGYEPSVVIDRVKNVEKGNVGFDARTETYTDLMKAGVVDPTKVTRYALQNAASIAGLLLTTEAMVCDSAEEKSSAPQAGAGHPGMMPGMY, from the coding sequence ATGGCTAAAAAAATTATCTTTGGCGAAGACGCCAGAGCCAAAATTTTAAAAGGCGTTAATACGCTTGCTGACGCAGTAAAAGTAACCTTGGGGCCCAAGGGCCGTAATGTTGCGATTGAACGTTCATTTGGTTCCCCAATCATTACCAAAGACGGTGTGTCGGTTGCAAAAGAAATTGAATTAAAAGATAAACTTGAAAACATGGGCGCCCAAATGGTGCGCGAAGTTGCTTCAAAAACTGCCGACGTTGCGGGCGATGGTACCACCACCGCTACCGTGTTGGCACAAGCAATTTATCGTGAAGGCATGAAGAACGTTGCTGCTGGTTCAAACCCAATGGAAGTTAAGCGTGGGATTGATAAGGCAGTAGAAGCTGTTGTTGCTGAACTTAAAAACTTGTCCAAGTCTATCGACAGCAAAGAAGAGATAGCACAAGTTGCTTCTATTTCTGCAAACTCAGACAAATTCATTGGCGATTTGATTGCTGATGCGATGGACCGCGTTGGCAGACACGGTGTTATTACCGTTGAAGAAGCAAAAGGCATTGAAAGCGGTCTTGATGTTGTTGAAGGTATGCAATTTGATCGTGGTTATGTTTCTCCATATTTTGTGACCAATCCAGAAAAAATGGAAACCGTTCTTGATCATCCGGTGATCTTGATTTGCGAAAAGAAATTGAGCGGCATGAAAGATATGTTGCCAATTCTTGAGCATGTTGCAAAGCAAGGTAAGCCACTCATGATTATAGCTGAAGATATTGAAGGCGAAGCGCTTGCAACCTTGGTTGTTAACAAAATGCGCGGCACGCTCAACGTAGCAGCTGTCAAAGCGCCTGGTTTTGGTGATCGTCGTAAAGCAATGTTACATGACATTGCGGTATTGACGGGTGGCCAAGTGGTGTCTGACGATCTTGGCGTCAAACTTGAAAACCTTACCATGGCAGATCTTGGTAGTGCTAAAACAGTACGTGTAACCAAAGACAATTGCGTTATTGTTGATGGTAAAGGTTGTGCGGACATGATCAAAGCTCGTGTTTCACAAATCAAAGTTGAAATGGATCAAACAACATCCGACTATGACAAAGAAAAGTTGCAAGAACGTCTTGCAAAACTTTCTGGTGGTGTTGCCGTGATCAAGATTGGTGCAGCAACTGAAACTGAAATGAAAGAAAAGAAAGACCGTGTTGACGATGCATTGCATGCAACACGTGCTGCGGTTGAAGAAGGTATTGTTCCAGGCGGCGGGCTTGCGCTCTTGCGTGCACAAAATGCTTTGGACAACCTTAAGCTTGAAGGTAATGAACGCATTGGCGTGAGCATTATTCGACGTGCGCTTGAAGAGCCTGCACGCATTATTGCAGCAAACGCTGGTTATGAACCTTCAGTCGTTATTGACCGTGTTAAGAATGTAGAAAAAGGCAACGTAGGTTTTGATGCTCGCACCGAAACCTATACCGACCTCATGAAGGCCGGCGTTGTTGATCCAACCAAAGTAACGCGTTATGCATTGCAAAACGCCGCATCGATTGCTGGTTTGTTGTTAACAACAGAAGCAATGGTATGCGATAGTGCTGAAGAAAAATCATCAGCTCCTCAAGCTGGTGCAGGACATCCTGGTATGATGCCGGGCATGTACTAA